A region from the Canis lupus dingo isolate Sandy chromosome 9, ASM325472v2, whole genome shotgun sequence genome encodes:
- the PCGF2 gene encoding polycomb group RING finger protein 2 isoform X1: MSTRPRARLDAELGRQAMRVTLPRPPVPHPGNMHRTTRIKITELNPHLMCALCGGYFIDATTIVECLHSFCKTCIVRYLETNKYCPMCDVQVHKTRPLLSIRSDKTLQDIVYKLVPGLFKDEMKRRRDFYAAYPLTEVPNGSNEDRGEVLEQEKGALSDNEIVSLSIEFYEGVRDREEKKGPLENGDGDKEKQTGVRFLQCPAAMTVMHLAKFLRNKMDVPSKYKVEVLYEDEPLKEYYTLMDIAYIYPWRRNGPLPLKYRVQPACKRLTLPTAPTPSEGTNTSGASECESVSDKAPSPATLPATSSSLPSPATPCHGSPSSHGPPATHPTSPTPPATAGGATAAANGGTSNCLQTPSSTSRGRKMTVNGAPVPPLT; encoded by the exons ATGAGCACCAGACCCAGGGCCAGGCTGGATGCTGAGCTAGGAAGACAAGCGATGAG GGTGACGCTCCCCAGgccccctgtcccccaccccggCAACATGCACCGGACCACCCGGATCAAAATCACGGAGCTGAATCCTCACCTCATGTGTGCCCTCTGCGGGGGGTACTTCATTGATGCTACTACCATCGTGGAGTGCTTGCATTCCT TCTGCAAAACCTGCATCGTGCGCTACCTGGAGACCAACAAGTACTGCCCCATGTGTGACGTGCAGGTCCATAAAACCAGACCGCTGCTGAGCATCAG ATCTGATAAGACCCTCCAAGACATCGTCTATAAACTGGTCCCTGGGCTTTTTAAAG aTGAGATGAAACGGCGGCGGGACTTCTACGCAGCGTACCCCCTGACTGAAG TCCCCAATGGCTCCAATGAGGACCGCGGCGAGGTCCTGGAGCAGGAGAAGGGGGCTCTGAGCGACAACGAGATCGTCAGCCTCTCCATCGAGTTCTACGAAGGTGTCAG GGACCGGGAGGAAAAGAAGGGTCCTCTGGAGAATGGGGATGGGGACAAGGAGAAG CAGACAGGGGTGCGATTCCTGCAATGCCCAGCAGCCATGACTGTCATGCATCTCGCCAAGTTTCTTCGCAACAAGATGGATGTGCCCAGCAAGTACAAG GTGGAGGTTCTGTATGAGGATGAGCCACTGAAGGAATACTACACCCTCATGGATATCGCCTACATCTATCCCTGGCGGCGG AATGGGCCTCTTCCCCTCAAGTATCGGGTCCAGCCAGCCTGCAAGCGGCTCACCTTGCCTACAGCACCCACCCCCTCGGAGGGTACCAACACCAGCGGGGCATCCGAGTGTGAGTCCGTCAGCGACAaggctcccagccctgccaccctgccagccacctcctcctccctgcccagcccagccacccCCTGCCATGGCTCCCCCAGCTCCCATGGGCCCCCGGCCACCCACCctacctcccccactccccctgccACAGCCGGTGGGGCCACCGCAGCTGCGAACGGGGGTACCTCGAACTGCCTGCAGACACCATCTTCCACCAGCAGGGGGCGCAAGATGACTGTCAACGGAGCTCCTGTGCCCCCCTTAACTTGA
- the PCGF2 gene encoding polycomb group RING finger protein 2 isoform X2, which translates to MHRTTRIKITELNPHLMCALCGGYFIDATTIVECLHSFCKTCIVRYLETNKYCPMCDVQVHKTRPLLSIRSDKTLQDIVYKLVPGLFKDEMKRRRDFYAAYPLTEVPNGSNEDRGEVLEQEKGALSDNEIVSLSIEFYEGVRDREEKKGPLENGDGDKEKQTGVRFLQCPAAMTVMHLAKFLRNKMDVPSKYKVEVLYEDEPLKEYYTLMDIAYIYPWRRNGPLPLKYRVQPACKRLTLPTAPTPSEGTNTSGASESGGATAAANGGTSNCLQTPSSTSRGRKMTVNGAPVPPLT; encoded by the exons ATGCACCGGACCACCCGGATCAAAATCACGGAGCTGAATCCTCACCTCATGTGTGCCCTCTGCGGGGGGTACTTCATTGATGCTACTACCATCGTGGAGTGCTTGCATTCCT TCTGCAAAACCTGCATCGTGCGCTACCTGGAGACCAACAAGTACTGCCCCATGTGTGACGTGCAGGTCCATAAAACCAGACCGCTGCTGAGCATCAG ATCTGATAAGACCCTCCAAGACATCGTCTATAAACTGGTCCCTGGGCTTTTTAAAG aTGAGATGAAACGGCGGCGGGACTTCTACGCAGCGTACCCCCTGACTGAAG TCCCCAATGGCTCCAATGAGGACCGCGGCGAGGTCCTGGAGCAGGAGAAGGGGGCTCTGAGCGACAACGAGATCGTCAGCCTCTCCATCGAGTTCTACGAAGGTGTCAG GGACCGGGAGGAAAAGAAGGGTCCTCTGGAGAATGGGGATGGGGACAAGGAGAAG CAGACAGGGGTGCGATTCCTGCAATGCCCAGCAGCCATGACTGTCATGCATCTCGCCAAGTTTCTTCGCAACAAGATGGATGTGCCCAGCAAGTACAAG GTGGAGGTTCTGTATGAGGATGAGCCACTGAAGGAATACTACACCCTCATGGATATCGCCTACATCTATCCCTGGCGGCGG AATGGGCCTCTTCCCCTCAAGTATCGGGTCCAGCCAGCCTGCAAGCGGCTCACCTTGCCTACAGCACCCACCCCCTCGGAGGGTACCAACACCAGCGGGGCATCCGAGT CCGGTGGGGCCACCGCAGCTGCGAACGGGGGTACCTCGAACTGCCTGCAGACACCATCTTCCACCAGCAGGGGGCGCAAGATGACTGTCAACGGAGCTCCTGTGCCCCCCTTAACTTGA
- the PCGF2 gene encoding polycomb group RING finger protein 2 isoform X3, with amino-acid sequence MHRTTRIKITELNPHLMCALCGGYFIDATTIVECLHSFCKTCIVRYLETNKYCPMCDVQVHKTRPLLSIRSDKTLQDIVYKLVPGLFKDEMKRRRDFYAAYPLTEVPNGSNEDRGEVLEQEKGALSDNEIVSLSIEFYEGVRDREEKKGPLENGDGDKEKTGVRFLQCPAAMTVMHLAKFLRNKMDVPSKYKVEVLYEDEPLKEYYTLMDIAYIYPWRRNGPLPLKYRVQPACKRLTLPTAPTPSEGTNTSGASECESVSDKAPSPATLPATSSSLPSPATPCHGSPSSHGPPATHPTSPTPPATAGGATAAANGGTSNCLQTPSSTSRGRKMTVNGAPVPPLT; translated from the exons ATGCACCGGACCACCCGGATCAAAATCACGGAGCTGAATCCTCACCTCATGTGTGCCCTCTGCGGGGGGTACTTCATTGATGCTACTACCATCGTGGAGTGCTTGCATTCCT TCTGCAAAACCTGCATCGTGCGCTACCTGGAGACCAACAAGTACTGCCCCATGTGTGACGTGCAGGTCCATAAAACCAGACCGCTGCTGAGCATCAG ATCTGATAAGACCCTCCAAGACATCGTCTATAAACTGGTCCCTGGGCTTTTTAAAG aTGAGATGAAACGGCGGCGGGACTTCTACGCAGCGTACCCCCTGACTGAAG TCCCCAATGGCTCCAATGAGGACCGCGGCGAGGTCCTGGAGCAGGAGAAGGGGGCTCTGAGCGACAACGAGATCGTCAGCCTCTCCATCGAGTTCTACGAAGGTGTCAG GGACCGGGAGGAAAAGAAGGGTCCTCTGGAGAATGGGGATGGGGACAAGGAGAAG ACAGGGGTGCGATTCCTGCAATGCCCAGCAGCCATGACTGTCATGCATCTCGCCAAGTTTCTTCGCAACAAGATGGATGTGCCCAGCAAGTACAAG GTGGAGGTTCTGTATGAGGATGAGCCACTGAAGGAATACTACACCCTCATGGATATCGCCTACATCTATCCCTGGCGGCGG AATGGGCCTCTTCCCCTCAAGTATCGGGTCCAGCCAGCCTGCAAGCGGCTCACCTTGCCTACAGCACCCACCCCCTCGGAGGGTACCAACACCAGCGGGGCATCCGAGTGTGAGTCCGTCAGCGACAaggctcccagccctgccaccctgccagccacctcctcctccctgcccagcccagccacccCCTGCCATGGCTCCCCCAGCTCCCATGGGCCCCCGGCCACCCACCctacctcccccactccccctgccACAGCCGGTGGGGCCACCGCAGCTGCGAACGGGGGTACCTCGAACTGCCTGCAGACACCATCTTCCACCAGCAGGGGGCGCAAGATGACTGTCAACGGAGCTCCTGTGCCCCCCTTAACTTGA